The Ciconia boyciana chromosome 15, ASM3463844v1, whole genome shotgun sequence genome has a segment encoding these proteins:
- the CLDN5 gene encoding claudin-5, with protein sequence MTSAALEILGLGLGVLGWVGVILACGLPMWQVSAFIDVNIVVAQTIWEGLWMNCVVQSTGQMQCKVYDSILALPPEVQAGRALTVIVALLGLVALMVTVVGAQCTNCIRPGKVKSRIVIAGGAIYILCGVLVLVPLCWFANIVISDFYDPNVPSSQKREMGAALYIGWAATALLLFGGCLICCCSCSQRDETSFPVKYSAPRRPTSNGEYDKKNYV encoded by the coding sequence atgactTCGGCGGCGCTGGAgatcctggggctggggctgggcgtCCTGGGCTGGGTGGGGGTGATCCTGGCCTGCGGGCTGCCCATGTGGCAGGTGTCGGCCTTCATCGACGTGAACATCGTGGTGGCGCAGACCATCTGGGAAGGGCTGTGGATGAACTGCGTGGTGCAGAGCACGGGGCAGATGCAGTGCAAGGTCTACGACTCCATCCTGGCGCTGCCGCCCGAGGTGCAGGCGGGCCGGGCGCTCACCGTCATCGtggcgctgctggggctggtggcgCTGATGGTGACGGTGGTGGGCGCGCAGTGCACCAACTGCATCCGGCCCGGCAAGGTGAAGTCCCGCATCGTGATCGCCGGCGGGGCCATCTACATCCTCTGCGGGGTGCTGGTCCTCGTCCCGCTCTGCTGGTTCGCCAACATCGTCATCAGCGACTTCTACGACCCCAACGTGCCGTCGTCCCAGAAGCGGGAGATGGGGGCCGCGCTCTACATCGGCTGGGCGGCCACGGCCCTGCTGCTCTTCGGGGGCTGcctcatctgctgctgctcctgctcccagcgCGACGAGACCTCCTTCCCCGTCAAGTACTCGGCGCCGCGGCGGCCCACCTCCAACGGCGAGTACGACAAGAAGAACTACGTCtga